The genomic stretch TCCAAGCAAATCAGATCTGAAACGTCTCAAGGCTTACCAGGAATTCTGGCATAGCTGGAGGACTTTCAGGCCTAATACTGGAAAATATAACTAAGCTAAACATGCCTTATATCACACTAGAAGAGCATCTCCCGGGAATCACCGGACTGCTCGAATATAGAAAAGACACTGCTCAACCTATCAGAGAGTTAACGCAACTGCTCTTGAGAGGACCTTCCACACTTACAGAAGCAGAGCGGGAATTGATTGCCACAATCGTCTCTCACGGGAATGAATGCAAATTCTGTACAACGGCTCATGCTGAAACTGTGAATGAGTTGCTGCATGAAAGCGATACAGTAAAGCATGTTTTGGAGGACGTGGAGTCAGCTTCTGTTTCCGAGAAAATGAAAGCCCTGCTAATTATTGCAAGGCAGACGCAGCAAAGTGGGAAAAATGTGACCATTGCTCATATCCAGCGGGCAAAAGAAGCCGGAGCTACAGAACTGGAAATTCACGACACCGTGCTGATCGCAGCTCTTTTTTGCCTGTATAATAGGTACGTGGATGGGCTTGCAACCAAGCTTCCCTCGGACAATTCTTACTTCAAATCCCTTGCAGAGAGATTGACCACTCAGGGTTATCATCGCAATCCTGAGGGATACGATCATCTCAAAAACAACAAGTAGCAAAACCTGACCCAAAATGAAAAAAATGCTAGTTACGTTGTTAATTCTAGGCTTATCGAGTCTAGCGTTAATTGCCCAAACCAAACTGACAGGGACAGTTGCAGATGCTGAATCCGGCGAAAGTATCATAGGAGCTTCTATCTTGGTTCAGGGAAAACTGACCGGGACAGTGACTGACCGGGCAGGAAATTTTGAATTATCCACTGCAGTTAAACTCCCCCTTGTTTTGGAGATTTCATATGTGGGGTATCAAAAAGCAACCATTGAAGTACAGACTTCAGTACCAATTGTGGTGAAATTAATCCCTTCTATAGAATTACTCAGCGAGGTGGTTTTCTCCGCTTCCCGAATAGAAGAATCGATTTTCCAATCTCCGGTGAGTATAGAAAAAATGGATATTAAGACTATCCGGGAATCAGCTTCCATGAACTTTTATGAAGGGATCCAAAATCTCAAGGGAGTGGAATTGGTGACGAGCGGGCTGACCTACAAACAGATCAATACCAGAGGCTTCAACAGCATAGGAAATCCCCGTATGTTACAGTTGGTGGATGGGGTGGACAATCAGACTCCGGGGTTGAATTTTGCGGTGGGTAACCTTTTTGGTTCCAACGACCTGGATATGGAAAGTGTCGAACTAATCCCGGGAGCAGCTTCTGCCCTTTACGGTCCGGTCGCATTCAATGGTGTATTGATGATGCGTACCAAAGACCCCTTCCTCTATCAGGGATTAAGCGTGCAGGCAAAGACAGGGTTAAATCATGTCAATGATAGGTATGCTGATCCAAGCGGCGTTTATGATTTTTCTATTCGCTATGCCAAAGCCTTCAATAATAAGTTCGCTTTCAAACTGAATGCTTCCTACTTCGCAGGTCTGGATTGGTATGCCACCAACTATGAAGACATTGATGCCCAAACTTCACCGGAGTTTCGGGGGGACAATAATCCTGCAAGAGACGCGCTCAATATTTATGGAGATGAAGTGGCTAGGACCTTGCCGGGAATAGGCAGAGTATCCCGTACCGGCTATGAGGAAAAAGACCTGATGAATTACGATTCTAAAGGGATAGGTTTCAATACCTCGCTCCATTATCGGATCAATGAAAACATGGAAGTCATCTACGGATACCAAGCTGGCCAAGGACGGGCGGCTTACACGGGAAGTAACCGGTTTATGCTAAATAACTTCGTGTTGCAGCAACATAAATTAGAGCTGAAAGGGTCTGACTTTTTTGTAAGGGGCTATCTTATTGCCGAAAATTCCAATGATTCTTATAATACAAGAGCGCTAGGGCAGCATATCAATAGGACTTGGGTTCAGGATTTGAACGGGCAGGTTGTTGCTTCTGATCAGGCTGATAATGCATGGTTTACCCGTTATGAAGCAGCTTTTAACGGAGCGATACCGGGTGTGGAGGGAGGAAATCACAGCTTTGCAAGATCGTTTGCAGATGAGGG from Algoriphagus sp. NG3 encodes the following:
- a CDS encoding peroxidase-related enzyme, translated to MPYITLEEHLPGITGLLEYRKDTAQPIRELTQLLLRGPSTLTEAERELIATIVSHGNECKFCTTAHAETVNELLHESDTVKHVLEDVESASVSEKMKALLIIARQTQQSGKNVTIAHIQRAKEAGATELEIHDTVLIAALFCLYNRYVDGLATKLPSDNSYFKSLAERLTTQGYHRNPEGYDHLKNNK
- a CDS encoding TonB-dependent receptor produces the protein MKKMLVTLLILGLSSLALIAQTKLTGTVADAESGESIIGASILVQGKLTGTVTDRAGNFELSTAVKLPLVLEISYVGYQKATIEVQTSVPIVVKLIPSIELLSEVVFSASRIEESIFQSPVSIEKMDIKTIRESASMNFYEGIQNLKGVELVTSGLTYKQINTRGFNSIGNPRMLQLVDGVDNQTPGLNFAVGNLFGSNDLDMESVELIPGAASALYGPVAFNGVLMMRTKDPFLYQGLSVQAKTGLNHVNDRYADPSGVYDFSIRYAKAFNNKFAFKLNASYFAGLDWYATNYEDIDAQTSPEFRGDNNPARDALNIYGDEVARTLPGIGRVSRTGYEEKDLMNYDSKGIGFNTSLHYRINENMEVIYGYQAGQGRAAYTGSNRFMLNNFVLQQHKLELKGSDFFVRGYLIAENSNDSYNTRALGQHINRTWVQDLNGQVVASDQADNAWFTRYEAAFNGAIPGVEGGNHSFARSFADEGRLVPGSENYNAEKDRLIQVQGLSGAGILSQSKYYHAEGQYDFSNKIKFADILVGGNFRLYDMFTNGTLYDDLNKDVIIREGGAFVQISKRLVNDKLKFTFSERYDKNENFQGRLTPRISAVFSPSEKHSFRSSFQSGFRNPTPGDQYIFLNVGPIIILGGVPSNSEGLNVYENSYTSASVGAFGSAFGQAVGSGTSPSDALMSNLNLLEKSDVDYIKPERISTFEVGYRGLWMDNLSVDLNYYYSRYTDFIINTVVIRPDSDILLENGDYNPAAAMDILNGNIQAFQLYTNASDVVSSQGATLGVNYLLPRGYSLGVNGTWASFDLMEADANNIPAFNTPEFRTGVTFGNPELTKRLGFNVAWRWQDAFDWSGTLTQLQPGRIDAYSMVDAQLSYRLPQLKSVVKIGANNLFNNQVFQAFGSPTVGGLYYISLTFDEMFR